From a region of the Halorubrum sp. BV1 genome:
- the purB gene encoding adenylosuccinate lyase, which produces MTDDSEPTDDDTISGLSRSDPLAAVSPLDGRYASRTAPLSPYASEAALMRARTRVEVEYLIALADLDATPIGLDEAARESLREIYDAFSAEDARLIKALEVEGTEGYAATNHDVKAVEYFLRVRIDGLAESGSGDDDATASAGPPIGDAEALYPWIHFGLTSEDVNNLAHRLLLASAVTEVVVPAIREVRDALAELARDHRDASMLARTHGQPATPTTFGKEMAVYAARLGRALGRVVVANGDLSGKLAGASGTYAAHAAAYPEVDWQAFAESFVRDLGLEHTPLATQVNPCDDLAALFDALRGVNNVLLDLDLDAWLYVSDRYLGQRTVEGETGSSTMPHKVNPIDFENSEGNLSKANADLTFLADYVTGSRLQRDLSDSTVKRNVGAALAHCLIGYSKAGDGLSKVVPNEAVMREELDATPEVIGEAVQTILRREGDTDAYERVKELTRGRSVTLDDFRELFDDLDVDDDVREELKALTPAGYTGVAGDLVDEIDE; this is translated from the coding sequence ATGACCGACGACTCCGAACCGACGGACGACGACACCATCTCCGGGCTGTCTCGGTCCGACCCGCTCGCGGCGGTCTCGCCGCTCGACGGGCGGTACGCCTCCCGCACCGCGCCGCTGTCTCCGTACGCGAGCGAGGCCGCGCTCATGCGCGCTCGGACCCGCGTCGAAGTCGAGTACCTGATCGCCTTGGCCGACCTCGACGCGACGCCGATCGGACTCGACGAGGCCGCGCGCGAGTCGCTCCGAGAGATATACGACGCGTTCTCCGCGGAGGACGCGCGGCTGATCAAGGCGCTCGAAGTCGAGGGCACAGAGGGGTACGCCGCGACTAATCACGACGTGAAGGCGGTCGAGTACTTCCTGCGCGTCCGGATCGACGGACTGGCGGAGTCCGGGTCGGGAGACGACGACGCGACTGCGAGCGCCGGCCCGCCGATCGGCGACGCCGAGGCGCTGTATCCGTGGATACACTTCGGCCTCACGAGCGAGGACGTGAATAACCTCGCGCACCGACTGCTCCTCGCGTCGGCCGTGACCGAGGTGGTCGTCCCCGCGATCCGCGAGGTGCGCGACGCGCTCGCCGAACTCGCACGAGACCACCGCGACGCGTCCATGCTCGCGCGCACTCACGGCCAGCCCGCGACGCCGACCACCTTCGGCAAGGAGATGGCGGTGTACGCCGCCCGGCTCGGCCGCGCTCTCGGCCGCGTCGTCGTCGCGAACGGGGACCTCTCGGGGAAGCTCGCCGGCGCGTCCGGAACCTACGCCGCCCACGCGGCCGCGTATCCCGAGGTCGACTGGCAGGCGTTCGCCGAGTCGTTCGTCCGCGACCTGGGTCTGGAACACACCCCGCTCGCGACACAGGTGAACCCCTGTGACGACCTCGCCGCGCTTTTCGACGCGCTCCGGGGAGTCAACAACGTCCTCCTCGATTTGGATCTTGACGCGTGGCTGTACGTCTCGGACCGCTACCTCGGTCAGCGGACGGTCGAGGGAGAGACCGGCTCGTCGACGATGCCGCACAAGGTCAATCCGATCGACTTCGAGAACAGCGAGGGGAACCTCTCGAAGGCGAACGCCGACCTCACCTTCCTCGCCGACTACGTCACCGGCTCGCGGCTCCAGCGCGACCTATCTGACTCGACGGTCAAACGCAACGTCGGCGCGGCGCTCGCACACTGCCTCATCGGCTACTCGAAGGCGGGAGACGGGCTCTCGAAAGTCGTTCCGAACGAGGCGGTGATGCGCGAGGAACTCGACGCGACCCCGGAAGTGATCGGCGAGGCGGTCCAGACGATCCTCCGACGCGAGGGAGACACCGACGCCTACGAGCGCGTGAAGGAACTCACCCGCGGGCGGTCGGTGACGCTCGACGACTTCCGCGAGCTGTTCGACGACCTCGACGTCGACGACGACGTCCGCGAGGAGCTGAAGGCGCTGACGCCCGCGGGCTACACCGGTGTCGCCGGCGACCTCGTCGACGAGATCGACGAGTAG
- a CDS encoding MsnO8 family LLM class oxidoreductase, which yields MDLSAVDLSPIPAGGTAADAFENTVAAAKQAEQLGYSRFWVAEHHGRAERLAGTTPEVLLGRLAAATEEIRIGSGAVLLNHYSPFKVAETFGTLDGLAPGRVDAGLGRANGSPAADRALGTERRVENPNEDHEERIRALVNHLYDAYPEGHSYADLSVPRSGAEPPAPWVLGSSPASGEIAGTLGLPYCFAGFIRPGFAERAVAAYREAFDPGTLPASLDSPRAMLAINAVAADTDEAAARRRAPAEAVYRRMQRGNLGDRTPSVAEAIDELGGTPDPTPATLDADEWPRSVSGSPETIAAVLSQLADRIDADEVMIQHTVPDPDVALESHAMLAEAVGLDPRS from the coding sequence ATGGACCTCTCCGCTGTCGACCTCTCGCCGATCCCCGCCGGCGGTACCGCCGCCGACGCCTTCGAGAACACCGTCGCGGCCGCGAAACAGGCCGAACAGCTCGGTTACTCGCGGTTCTGGGTTGCCGAGCACCACGGCCGCGCCGAGCGACTCGCCGGCACGACCCCGGAGGTGTTGCTCGGGCGGCTCGCCGCCGCGACCGAGGAGATCCGGATCGGAAGCGGCGCGGTGCTTCTCAACCACTACAGCCCGTTCAAGGTCGCCGAGACGTTCGGAACGCTCGACGGACTCGCCCCGGGACGCGTCGACGCCGGGCTGGGCCGGGCGAACGGCTCGCCGGCGGCCGACCGCGCGCTCGGCACGGAACGGCGGGTCGAGAATCCGAACGAGGACCACGAAGAGCGGATCCGGGCGCTCGTGAACCACCTCTACGACGCGTATCCGGAGGGTCACTCCTACGCCGACCTCTCGGTTCCGCGTTCCGGCGCGGAGCCGCCCGCTCCGTGGGTGCTCGGGTCGAGTCCGGCAAGCGGTGAGATCGCGGGGACGCTCGGGCTCCCCTACTGTTTCGCGGGGTTCATCCGCCCGGGGTTCGCCGAGCGCGCCGTCGCCGCCTACCGCGAGGCGTTCGATCCCGGAACGCTCCCCGCGAGCCTCGATTCGCCTCGCGCCATGCTCGCTATCAACGCGGTCGCGGCGGACACCGACGAGGCGGCCGCGCGACGACGCGCTCCCGCCGAGGCCGTCTACCGCCGGATGCAACGCGGAAACCTCGGCGACCGCACGCCGTCGGTCGCGGAGGCGATCGACGAACTGGGCGGGACGCCAGACCCGACGCCGGCGACCCTCGACGCGGACGAGTGGCCACGGTCGGTCTCCGGGAGTCCGGAGACGATCGCGGCGGTCCTCTCACAGCTCGCCGACCGGATCGACGCCGACGAGGTGATGATCCAGCACACGGTGCCCGATCCCGACGTGGCCCTGGAATCGCACGCGATGCTGGCTGAGGCCGTCGGGCTCGACCCGCGGAGCTGA
- a CDS encoding 50S ribosomal protein L37e: MTGSGTPSQGKKNKTVHVKCRRCGEKSYHVKKERCSSCGFGDSASRRDYAWQSKSGDN; the protein is encoded by the coding sequence ATGACCGGCTCCGGAACGCCCTCTCAGGGGAAAAAGAACAAGACGGTTCACGTGAAGTGCCGCCGCTGCGGCGAGAAGTCATACCACGTCAAGAAGGAACGCTGCTCGTCGTGCGGCTTCGGCGACTCCGCCTCCCGGCGCGACTACGCCTGGCAGTCGAAGTCCGGCGACAACTGA
- a CDS encoding LSM domain-containing protein produces the protein MSGRPLDVLEASLEEPVTVHLKDGTTYYGVLAGYDQHMNVVIEPETDVDDRVDDDLDGEFAVAIEDTTIIRGDNVVTIKA, from the coding sequence ATGAGTGGACGACCCCTCGACGTGCTCGAAGCGTCGCTCGAGGAGCCGGTGACTGTACACCTCAAAGACGGCACGACGTACTACGGCGTCCTGGCCGGTTACGACCAGCACATGAACGTCGTCATCGAGCCCGAGACCGACGTGGACGACCGCGTCGACGACGACCTAGACGGAGAGTTCGCGGTCGCGATCGAAGACACAACGATTATACGCGGCGATAACGTCGTCACCATCAAAGCATGA
- a CDS encoding ribonuclease J, with protein MEIEIATLGGYEEVGRQMTAVRAGDDIVIFDMGLNLSKVLIHDNVETEKMHSLDLIDMGAIPDDRVMSELEGDVQAIVPTHGHLDHIAGIPKLAHRYDAPIVGSPYTIELVRQQIEDEGKFQVDNDLVKMQAGGTMAIGDSEQVEMEFVNVTHSIIDAINPVLHTPEGAIVYGLDKRLDHTPVIGDPIDMDRFREIGRQDEGVLCYIEDCTNAGRKGRTPSEAYAKKHVEDTLTSMEDYSGGIVATTFSSHIARVKTLVEYAREIGRQPILLGRSMEKYSGTAERLDFVDFQDDIGMYGHRKSVNRAFKRIMKEGKGNFLPIVTGHQGEPRAMLTRMGRGETPYEMDDGDKIVFSASVIPEPTNEGQRYQSEQLLRMQGARIYDDIHVSGHLREEGHYEMLDALQPQHLIPGHQTLKGRSPYVDLATSQGYKLGRDVHVTQNGSVIQLVE; from the coding sequence ATGGAAATCGAAATTGCGACACTCGGCGGGTACGAAGAGGTCGGTCGACAGATGACGGCGGTTCGCGCGGGCGACGACATCGTCATCTTCGACATGGGCCTGAACCTCAGTAAGGTCCTCATCCACGACAACGTGGAGACCGAGAAGATGCACAGCCTCGATCTGATCGACATGGGCGCGATCCCGGACGACCGCGTCATGAGCGAGCTGGAGGGCGACGTGCAGGCGATCGTCCCCACGCACGGTCACCTCGACCACATCGCTGGCATCCCGAAGCTCGCACACCGGTACGACGCGCCCATCGTCGGCTCGCCGTACACGATCGAACTGGTCCGCCAGCAGATCGAAGACGAGGGGAAGTTCCAGGTCGACAACGACCTCGTGAAGATGCAGGCAGGCGGCACGATGGCGATCGGCGACTCCGAGCAGGTCGAAATGGAGTTCGTCAACGTGACCCACTCGATCATCGACGCGATCAACCCGGTCTTACACACGCCCGAGGGCGCTATCGTCTACGGGCTCGACAAGCGACTGGACCACACGCCCGTCATCGGCGACCCGATCGACATGGACCGGTTCCGCGAGATCGGCCGGCAGGACGAGGGCGTCCTCTGTTACATCGAAGACTGCACGAACGCGGGTCGGAAGGGCCGGACGCCGTCTGAGGCGTACGCCAAAAAGCACGTCGAGGACACGCTGACCTCGATGGAGGACTACTCCGGCGGCATCGTCGCCACGACGTTCTCCTCGCACATCGCCCGCGTGAAGACGCTCGTCGAGTACGCCCGCGAGATCGGCCGGCAGCCGATCCTGCTCGGCCGCTCGATGGAGAAGTACTCGGGGACGGCAGAGCGGCTCGACTTCGTCGACTTCCAAGATGACATCGGCATGTACGGCCACCGGAAGTCCGTCAACCGCGCGTTCAAGCGCATCATGAAGGAGGGGAAGGGGAACTTCCTCCCGATCGTGACGGGCCACCAGGGCGAGCCGCGCGCGATGTTGACCCGCATGGGCCGCGGCGAGACGCCGTACGAGATGGACGACGGCGACAAGATCGTCTTCAGCGCGAGCGTCATTCCGGAGCCGACCAACGAGGGACAGCGCTACCAGTCCGAACAGCTGCTTCGGATGCAGGGCGCGCGCATCTACGACGACATCCACGTCTCCGGCCACCTCCGCGAGGAGGGCCACTACGAGATGCTCGACGCGCTCCAGCCGCAGCACCTGATCCCCGGTCACCAGACGCTGAAGGGTCGCTCGCCGTACGTGGATCTGGCGACTTCGCAGGGGTACAAGCTCGGCCGTGACGTCCACGTCACGCAGAACGGCAGCGTCATCCAGCTCGTCGAATGA
- the idsA3 gene encoding geranylfarnesyl diphosphate synthase yields MTSETKEARVLDAIRERRDLVNAAIDEELPVEEPKRLYEATRYILEAGGKRLRPTVATLAAEAVTGVEPLSTEFREFPALDGRPVDVMRAAVAIEVIQSFTLIHDDIMDEDALRRGVPAVHEQYDTSTAILAGDTLYSKAFEFMTETGADPANGLEAMRMLASTCTEICEGQALDVAFESRDDILPEEYLEMVELKTAVLYGASAATPAVLLGADEEVAEALYQYGIDSGRAFQIQDDVLDLTVPSEDLGKQRGSDLVEGKETLITLHARQQGVDVDGLVEADTPDEVTEAAIDDAVAALEDAGSIAYARETAEDLTARSKEHLDVLPESGSRELLRDLADYLIVRGY; encoded by the coding sequence ATGACGAGTGAGACGAAGGAGGCGCGGGTGCTCGACGCCATCCGCGAGCGGCGCGACTTGGTCAACGCCGCTATCGACGAGGAGCTGCCGGTCGAAGAGCCGAAGCGCCTCTACGAAGCGACGCGGTACATCCTCGAAGCCGGTGGAAAGCGGCTCCGCCCCACGGTGGCGACGCTGGCCGCCGAGGCGGTTACCGGCGTCGAACCGCTGAGCACCGAGTTCCGCGAGTTCCCGGCGCTCGACGGTCGGCCGGTCGACGTGATGCGCGCGGCGGTCGCCATCGAGGTCATCCAGTCGTTCACGCTGATTCACGACGACATCATGGACGAGGACGCGCTCAGACGCGGCGTACCCGCCGTCCACGAGCAGTACGACACGTCGACGGCGATCCTCGCCGGGGACACGCTCTACTCGAAGGCGTTCGAGTTCATGACCGAGACTGGCGCGGATCCGGCGAACGGACTGGAGGCGATGCGGATGCTTGCGTCCACCTGCACCGAGATCTGCGAGGGGCAGGCACTCGACGTCGCCTTCGAGTCGCGCGATGACATCCTCCCGGAGGAGTACCTCGAAATGGTCGAGTTGAAGACCGCGGTCCTGTACGGCGCGTCGGCGGCGACGCCGGCCGTGCTGCTCGGAGCCGACGAGGAGGTCGCCGAGGCGCTGTACCAGTACGGGATCGACTCCGGCCGAGCGTTCCAGATCCAAGACGACGTGCTCGATCTGACGGTCCCCTCTGAGGATCTGGGCAAGCAGCGCGGCTCCGACCTCGTCGAGGGGAAGGAGACGCTCATCACGCTCCACGCCCGCCAACAGGGCGTCGACGTCGACGGGCTCGTCGAGGCTGACACGCCCGACGAAGTGACGGAGGCGGCGATAGACGACGCGGTGGCCGCGCTCGAAGACGCCGGGTCGATCGCCTACGCTCGCGAGACCGCCGAGGACCTCACGGCGCGCTCGAAAGAGCACCTCGACGTGCTCCCCGAGAGCGGGTCGCGCGAACTCCTCCGTGACCTCGCCGACTACCTGATCGTCCGCGGCTACTGA
- a CDS encoding DMT family transporter, translated as MSGYRDVALFFLLALLWGGSFVSIEVGLDYYPPILYAAYRFDVAAVALLSYVLFTESSPLPRTRGDLAAIGFSGGLSVAVNNSLLFVGQQYTTSGIAAITYSLVPIATAAVAALWIGGTNLDARGAVGVVFAFVGVGLVAQPDPANLAGGVTIGVGLISVGVLAVAVGSVGLRTVETSFSSIALTGWAMAFGALLIHGFSLGFGEPQRLPATELPALAALGFLGLLASAVAYTIYFTLLGRLGAFEINLVSYVVPVVATVTGALLLEEPVTSLTVAGFAVIVVGFGLLKRHAIAAEVPKLLARVGGLF; from the coding sequence GTGTCCGGATACCGAGACGTCGCGTTGTTCTTCCTGCTCGCGCTCCTGTGGGGCGGGTCGTTCGTCTCCATCGAGGTCGGCCTCGACTACTACCCGCCGATACTGTACGCCGCTTATCGGTTCGACGTAGCCGCGGTCGCGCTGCTCTCGTACGTTCTGTTCACCGAGTCGTCGCCGCTCCCGCGCACCCGCGGAGATCTGGCGGCGATCGGGTTCAGCGGCGGCCTCTCCGTCGCGGTCAACAACTCGCTTCTGTTCGTCGGCCAGCAGTACACCACGAGCGGGATCGCCGCTATCACTTACAGTCTGGTCCCGATCGCGACCGCCGCCGTCGCCGCGCTCTGGATCGGCGGCACGAACCTCGACGCGCGGGGCGCGGTGGGTGTCGTGTTTGCGTTCGTCGGCGTCGGGCTCGTCGCACAGCCGGATCCGGCGAACCTCGCCGGCGGCGTCACGATCGGGGTCGGGCTCATCTCCGTCGGCGTGCTCGCGGTGGCGGTGGGCAGCGTCGGCCTCCGCACGGTCGAGACGAGCTTCTCCAGTATCGCGCTCACCGGCTGGGCGATGGCGTTCGGCGCGCTGCTCATTCACGGATTCAGCCTTGGGTTCGGCGAACCACAGCGGCTTCCGGCCACGGAGCTGCCGGCGCTCGCGGCGCTCGGCTTCCTCGGCCTGCTGGCGTCGGCCGTGGCGTACACGATCTACTTCACGCTTCTCGGCCGGCTGGGTGCCTTCGAGATCAACCTCGTCTCGTACGTCGTCCCCGTGGTCGCCACGGTCACCGGCGCGCTGCTGCTCGAAGAGCCCGTCACGTCGCTCACGGTCGCCGGGTTCGCCGTCATCGTCGTCGGCTTCGGGCTGTTAAAGCGACACGCGATCGCGGCCGAGGTACCGAAGCTGCTGGCGCGCGTCGGCGGGCTGTTCTAG
- a CDS encoding peroxiredoxin, protein MLEPGDAAPPISLADHRGDTVTVDPADARYTVVYFYPRADTPGCTTEACGFRDKWDAFANADVAVVGVSDDPVADLAPFADEYDLPFALLSDPDGEVARAYDSYGEKNMFGNTFDGVFRNTYVLDSDGTIVLAYEGVDPEEHAVEILEDVEALDG, encoded by the coding sequence ATGCTCGAGCCCGGAGACGCCGCCCCACCGATCTCGCTCGCAGACCACCGTGGCGACACCGTCACCGTCGACCCGGCCGACGCGCGCTACACGGTCGTCTACTTTTACCCGCGCGCGGACACGCCGGGCTGTACGACCGAGGCCTGCGGCTTCCGCGACAAGTGGGACGCCTTCGCGAACGCCGACGTCGCCGTCGTCGGCGTCAGCGACGACCCGGTCGCGGATCTGGCCCCGTTCGCCGACGAGTACGACCTCCCGTTCGCGCTCCTCTCTGACCCCGACGGCGAGGTGGCACGCGCCTACGACTCCTACGGCGAAAAGAACATGTTCGGAAACACCTTCGACGGCGTGTTCCGGAACACGTACGTGCTCGATTCGGACGGCACCATCGTGCTCGCGTACGAGGGCGTCGACCCCGAGGAACACGCGGTCGAGATACTCGAGGACGTCGAGGCGCTGGACGGCTAG
- a CDS encoding histidine kinase N-terminal 7TM domain-containing protein, giving the protein MEWQPTPFTAPLLVAALASFGFAGYALRNRLRGGRPLISSFVGVTVGAGLWALAYAAQLSATTLAETLFWNRFVWIGIAVLAVAWPAFVLAYVDWREWFRPSRLALLCVVPLAVVVAILAFGADPLFYRSPALSDSNGYLVLTFLPTPALIGFMAYTYLVNILTFLVLGSVALTRGGVFRRQAALLLVAGIAPMAAGVLGVWGAFGTAFVDYTPITFTGTSLVLGWVVFRYRLFDLSPVARDVVFANLSDGVVVVGPDRRIADMNDPARALFPSATVGCRIDDAFEDAPGVVEAVDGGGTDAERSRSAETDPEIRVTVDRGDDPRILTVTPHDITAGEGRQSASGGTVLLFHDVTAQETLRRRYRALIEKSPNVIAVCGTDGLVRYVSPSVERLLGHSPAEVEGRPAIDFVHPDDRETSQRALERAFQTCDPQTVDHRLIHVNGNWRRFETTVEGLFEETSEVVITATDVTESRRYEQRLQVLNRVLRHDLKNDANVIGGYAGLLRDHVDEGGSEYLDIIDRKVQTLTHLSDQAREIDVALHNDAGRATIDLSELLSRLCAALESAFPRANVSVSTPETAVVRADELLESAVRNVLENAVVHNDLTEPVVEASVDAVDDGYRIAVDDDGPGIPSVEQTVFSEARETPLEHASGLGLWLVHWIVSQSGGELSIDTREPRGSRVSIWLPATDADREADADREADADREADADREADADREADTDREADGDSGGVPER; this is encoded by the coding sequence ATGGAGTGGCAACCGACGCCGTTTACCGCGCCGTTGCTGGTCGCGGCGCTCGCGTCCTTCGGGTTCGCCGGGTACGCTCTCAGAAACCGGCTGCGGGGAGGACGGCCACTCATCTCTAGTTTCGTCGGCGTCACCGTCGGTGCGGGTCTCTGGGCGCTGGCGTACGCCGCACAGCTCTCTGCGACGACGCTCGCCGAAACGCTGTTCTGGAACCGATTCGTGTGGATCGGCATCGCCGTCCTCGCCGTCGCGTGGCCGGCGTTCGTGCTCGCGTACGTCGACTGGCGGGAGTGGTTTCGACCGAGTCGCCTCGCGCTCCTCTGTGTCGTTCCGCTCGCCGTCGTCGTCGCGATCCTCGCGTTCGGTGCCGATCCGCTCTTTTACCGGTCGCCGGCGCTGTCCGATTCGAACGGCTACCTCGTGTTGACGTTCCTGCCGACGCCTGCGCTTATCGGCTTTATGGCGTACACGTACCTCGTGAACATTCTCACGTTCCTCGTGCTCGGTTCCGTCGCGCTCACCCGCGGCGGGGTGTTCCGCCGGCAGGCAGCGCTCCTCCTGGTCGCCGGTATCGCACCGATGGCCGCCGGAGTGCTCGGCGTTTGGGGGGCGTTCGGAACGGCGTTCGTCGATTACACTCCGATCACGTTCACCGGGACCTCTCTCGTGCTCGGCTGGGTCGTGTTCAGATACCGCCTCTTCGACCTCTCGCCCGTCGCCCGGGATGTCGTGTTCGCGAACCTCTCCGACGGCGTCGTCGTCGTCGGGCCGGACCGGCGGATCGCAGATATGAACGACCCCGCGCGGGCACTGTTCCCATCTGCGACCGTCGGGTGTCGCATCGACGACGCGTTCGAAGACGCGCCGGGCGTTGTCGAGGCGGTCGACGGCGGCGGAACGGACGCCGAGCGGTCGCGATCGGCGGAGACGGACCCGGAGATACGCGTGACGGTCGACCGCGGGGACGATCCGCGTATTCTCACCGTGACGCCGCACGACATCACCGCCGGCGAGGGAAGGCAGTCTGCCAGCGGCGGGACCGTCCTGTTGTTCCACGACGTTACGGCGCAGGAGACGCTCCGACGTCGGTACCGGGCGCTCATCGAGAAGTCACCGAATGTCATCGCCGTGTGCGGCACGGACGGGCTCGTTCGGTACGTGAGTCCCTCCGTCGAACGGTTGCTCGGGCACTCGCCCGCGGAGGTCGAAGGGCGGCCGGCGATCGACTTCGTTCACCCCGACGACCGCGAGACGTCTCAGCGCGCGTTGGAACGCGCTTTTCAGACCTGTGATCCCCAGACCGTCGACCACCGCCTCATCCACGTGAACGGAAACTGGCGGCGGTTCGAGACGACCGTGGAAGGGCTGTTCGAGGAGACGAGCGAGGTGGTGATCACGGCGACCGACGTGACGGAGAGCCGGCGATACGAACAGCGGTTACAGGTTCTCAACCGCGTTCTCAGACACGATCTCAAGAACGATGCGAACGTGATCGGCGGGTACGCCGGCCTCTTGCGCGATCACGTCGACGAAGGGGGATCGGAGTACCTCGACATCATCGACCGCAAGGTACAGACGCTGACGCACCTCAGCGATCAGGCCCGCGAGATTGACGTCGCGCTCCACAATGACGCCGGACGAGCGACGATCGACCTCTCGGAGCTGCTCTCGCGGCTCTGTGCCGCGCTCGAATCGGCGTTCCCCCGCGCGAACGTCAGCGTCTCGACCCCGGAGACGGCGGTCGTCCGGGCGGACGAACTGCTCGAATCCGCCGTGCGAAACGTGTTGGAGAACGCCGTCGTCCACAACGACCTGACGGAACCGGTCGTCGAGGCGAGCGTCGACGCCGTCGACGACGGCTATCGAATCGCGGTCGACGACGACGGTCCGGGGATCCCCTCGGTCGAGCAAACGGTCTTCTCGGAGGCCCGCGAGACACCGCTCGAACACGCGAGCGGACTCGGTCTCTGGCTCGTCCACTGGATCGTCTCGCAGTCCGGCGGCGAGCTGTCGATAGACACCCGTGAGCCGCGGGGATCGCGGGTGAGTATATGGCTTCCGGCGACCGACGCGGACCGAGAGGCGGACGCGGATCGAGAGGCGGACGCAGACCGAGAGGCGGACGCGGACCGAGAGGCGGACGCGGACCGAGAGGCGGACACGGATCGAGAGGCAGACGGCGATTCCGGCGGCGTCCCGGAGCGGTGA
- the map gene encoding type II methionyl aminopeptidase — protein sequence MSHGPLDDGAVESYREAGAVLVEAMNEAREMVEPGRTHLEVAEWTEDFVREQGAGLAFPVNISVDPEASHATPSRDDDTTFGEEMVCLDIGVHVDGYIADAAVTVDHTDTPELVEAAEMALEAAVDEAGPGVEVGVVGQAIEDVIRGYGYTPVLNLSGHGVERYDAHTGPTVPNRGVDRSVELEPGQAVAIEPFATDGRGKVGEGTDEEIFEQTGSASVRDRRARQALEEIEAFDDLPFAARWLEGDRVGMALRRLKQANAIKGYPVLKEADDAVVSQAEHTLLVTDDGVEVTTAGIHDFD from the coding sequence ATGAGTCACGGACCCCTTGACGACGGCGCGGTCGAGAGCTACCGGGAGGCCGGTGCGGTGTTGGTCGAAGCGATGAACGAGGCCCGAGAGATGGTCGAACCGGGGCGGACGCATCTCGAAGTCGCCGAGTGGACGGAGGACTTCGTCCGCGAGCAGGGGGCCGGTCTGGCGTTTCCCGTGAACATCAGCGTCGACCCGGAGGCGTCACACGCGACGCCGAGTCGGGATGACGATACGACGTTCGGCGAGGAGATGGTGTGTCTCGACATCGGCGTCCACGTCGACGGCTACATCGCCGACGCCGCCGTCACGGTCGACCACACCGACACCCCGGAGCTCGTGGAGGCCGCCGAGATGGCGCTCGAAGCCGCCGTCGACGAGGCCGGTCCGGGCGTGGAGGTCGGGGTCGTGGGACAGGCGATAGAGGACGTGATACGCGGGTACGGCTACACGCCCGTGTTGAACCTCTCCGGGCACGGCGTCGAGCGGTACGACGCGCACACGGGTCCGACGGTGCCGAACCGCGGCGTCGACCGCTCCGTCGAACTGGAACCCGGGCAGGCCGTCGCCATCGAGCCGTTCGCGACGGACGGGCGCGGCAAGGTCGGCGAGGGGACGGACGAGGAGATCTTCGAGCAGACGGGGTCGGCCAGCGTGCGCGACCGCCGCGCGCGGCAGGCCTTGGAGGAGATCGAAGCGTTCGACGACCTCCCCTTCGCCGCGCGGTGGCTGGAGGGCGACCGCGTCGGGATGGCGCTCCGGCGGCTCAAGCAGGCGAACGCGATCAAGGGGTATCCCGTGTTGAAGGAGGCGGACGACGCCGTCGTCAGTCAGGCCGAACACACGCTTCTCGTCACCGACGACGGCGTCGAGGTGACGACCGCCGGCATCCACGACTTCGATTAA
- a CDS encoding HIT domain-containing protein encodes MDRIYAPWRIEWVERESDPIDGCPFCVLPERESDREARIVAYSDRNYVLLNNAPYNPGHAMVIPREHEEHVTDLDDATLADHARLEAATIEAMRRDIDPDGVNTGRNLGGSAAGGSVDHLHTHVVPRWDGDTNFMPVTADTKVLVEAIDRTYEHLHAGFAADGRVTDPGDADGGEAVRLSFDD; translated from the coding sequence ATGGACCGGATCTACGCGCCGTGGCGGATCGAGTGGGTCGAGCGCGAGTCCGACCCGATCGACGGCTGCCCGTTCTGTGTGCTCCCCGAACGCGAGTCCGACCGCGAGGCGCGGATCGTCGCGTACAGCGACCGCAACTACGTCCTGTTGAACAACGCGCCGTACAACCCCGGCCACGCGATGGTGATCCCCCGCGAGCACGAAGAGCACGTCACCGACCTCGACGACGCGACGCTCGCGGACCACGCGAGACTGGAGGCCGCGACGATCGAGGCGATGCGCCGCGACATCGACCCGGACGGCGTCAACACCGGACGGAACCTCGGCGGGTCGGCGGCCGGCGGCTCGGTCGATCACCTCCACACGCACGTCGTGCCGCGGTGGGACGGCGACACGAATTTCATGCCCGTCACCGCGGACACGAAGGTGTTAGTCGAGGCGATCGACCGGACGTACGAACACCTCCACGCGGGGTTCGCCGCGGACGGTCGCGTGACCGATCCCGGCGACGCAGACGGCGGCGAGGCCGTCAGGCTGTCGTTCGACGACTGA